Proteins encoded together in one Penicillium digitatum chromosome 1, complete sequence window:
- a CDS encoding Lysophospholipase 1, whose product MKTFTLISIALSLPGATAVSGLNPDDLTFAGVQRALPDAPDGYVPTAVSCPASRPTIRSAAQLSSNEISWLEVRRGKSLSAMKDFFGHVKVGDYDVVGYLDKHSDVSSNLPNIGIAFSGGGWRALMNGAGAVKAFDNRTYNSSAIGHLGGLLQSATYIAGLSGGSWLLGSIYINNFTTIEKLQTHSEGAVWQFGNSIFEGPDTGGVQLFDTVGYYKDLAEAVEAKKNAGFELSLTDMWGRALSHQMFNATNGGISYTWSSIADTPDFQEGNYPLPFVVADGRSPNELVIGSNSTIYEFNPWEFGTFDPTIFGFVPLKYLGSKFEGGSLPSNESCISGFDSAGFVIGTSSTLFNQFLLQINTTSLPNFVKNVFTDLLSDFDRAQDDIASYDPNPFYKYNEHSSPYATQEVLDVVDGGEDGQNVPLYPLIQPDRHVDVIFAVDSSADTDYYWPNGTSLVATYERSLNISGIGNGTAFPAVPDQNTFVNLGLNTRPSFFGCDSKNQTGPTPIVVYIPNAPYSFQSNISTFQFSTNDAERDKIILNGYEVATMANSTVDGNWASCVGCAILSRSFERTGTALPDICNQCFDRYCWNGTVNSTRPNSYDPPYYLAESTASVSLPTVLSTVVAASLAMLILV is encoded by the exons ATGAAGACTTTTACGCTGATCTCGATTGCTCTGAGCTTGCCCG GAGCAACTGCTGTTTCCGGTCTCAATCCCGATGATCTCACATTCGCAGGTGTGCAACGAGCACTCCCCGATGCGCCCGACGGGTACGTACCGACAGCAGTCAGCTGCCCAGCAAGCCGGCCGACGATTCGCAGCGCAGCACAGCTGTCTTCGAATGAGATCTCATGGCTAGAAGTCCGCCGTGGCAAAAGCTTGTCGGCGATGAAGGATTTCTTCGGGCATGTGAAAGTCGGCGATTATGATGTCGTTGGCTACCTCGATAAACACTCTGATGTCTCGTCAAATTTGCCCAACATCGGCATTGCCTTTTCAGGTGGCGGATGGCGTGCGTTGATGAACGGTGCTGGTGCGGTCAAGGCTTTCGATAACCGGACGTACAATTCGTCAGCGATTGGTCATTTGGGTGGTCTGCTGCAGTCTGCTACCTATATTGCTGGTCTGAGTGGAGGCAGCTGGTTGTTGGGTTCAATCTACATCAATAATTTCACTACTATCGAAAAGTTGCAGACACACTCGGAAGGTGCTGTCTGGCAGTTTGGGAATTCGATCTTCGAGGGCCCTGACACTGGTGGCGTCCAGCTTTTTGATACTGTCGGTTACTACAAGGATCTTGCTGAAGCTGTTGAGGCAAAGAAGAACGCTGGCTTTGAACTTTCTCTTACTGATATGTG GGGCCGCGCACTCAGCCATCAAATGTTCAATGCTACTAATGGTGGAATCAGCTATACCTGGTCTTCCATTGCAGACACCCCCGACTTCCAGGAGGGGAACTACCCCTTGCCGTTTGTTGTTGCAGATGGTCGTAGCCCCAATGAACTGGTCATTGGCAGCAACTCGACTATCTATGAGTTCAACCCGTGGGAGTTTGGAACTTTTGACCCTACCATCTTTGGTTTCGTTCCACTCAAGTACCTGGGCTCTAAGTTCGAGGGTGGCTCGCTTCCAAGTAACGAGAGCTGCATCAGTGGTTTCGACAGTGCCGGATTTGTGATCGGAACCTCATCCACACTCTTCAACCAGTTCCTTCTTCAGATCAATACCACTTCGCTCCCCAACTTCGTAAAGAACGTTTTCACCGACCTCTTGTCCGATTTCGACAGAGCGCAAGACGATATTGCCTCTTACGATCCCAACCCCTTCTATAAATACAATGAACACTCGTCGCCATACGCCACGCAAGAAGTGTTAGACGTCGTCGATGGCGGCGAGGATGGACAAAACGTCCCTTTGTATCCTCTTATCCAGCCTGACCGCCATGTCGATGTCATCTTCGCTGTCGACTCGTCAGCCGACACTGACTATTATTGGCCAAACGGCACCTCCCTGGTTGCCACCTATGAGCGCAGCCTGAACATCAGCGGTATCGGCAACGGCACCGCCTTCCCTGCGGTTCCAGACCAGAACACCTTCGTCAACCTGGGTCTTAACACCCGCCCATCTTTCTTTGGCTGTGATAGTAAAAACCAGACCGGGCCCACGCCTATCGTGGTGTACATCCCCAATGCCCCTTACTCCTTCCAGTCCAACATCTCAACTTTCCAATTCAGCACCAACGACGCTGAGCGTGACAAGATCATTCTCAATGGCTACGAGGTTGCCACTATGGCCAACAGTACCGTCGATGGCAACTGGGCATCCTGTGTTGGCTGTGCAATCCTCAGCCGCTCGTTCGAGCGCACGGGCACTGCTCTGCCTGATATCTGCAACCAGTGTTTCGACCGGTACTGCTGGAACGGCACTGTGAATTCCACCAGACCGAACTCTTACGATCCACCTTATTACCTGGCTGAGAGTACGGCCTCGGTGAGTTTGCCCACTGTGCTCTCCACGGTTGTCGCAGCCAGTCTGGCAATGCTCATCCTGGTATAG